In Fusobacterium nucleatum, the genomic stretch GTAAAGTTAAAAATACCATTAAACCTAATACAAAATAAGGATATCTTGCTGCTTTTGGTGGAAGTTGTTTTATTAAAATAAAATAAAATGCTTCCAAAATAAATAAACCTATTGTTAAAAATTTATCATATTTTCTCATATTATTTAAAACCTTTCATTCTATTGTAAAAAAGCTGTTACAAATTAATAGCTAAATTTGCAACAGCCTTATTTAAACTACTATTTTTTATTAAAATTAGTGTATTCCTAATGTAGGAACAGTTTCTATAATATATTTTTCTTGATCTTTAATATATTGTGCTAATTCTTCTGGTGACATATATTTTAAAGGTAAATTAGCATTTTTAGATTTTTCAATATTATCTGGAGATTCTAGTGCTGCTTTGAAAACATCATGTAATTTATCAATAATTTCTTTTGGTGTTCCCTTAGGTGCAACAATAGCACGAGCAGAACCAAATATTACAGGATATCCACTTTCAGTTAAAGTAGGGATATCTTCAAAACCTTCTAATCTTTTATCTGTAAATGAAGCTAATATTCTTAATTCACCTGATTTAGCTAAACTTGCAACTTCACTAATTTTGGCAACAGTTGCATTAACATGGTCCCCACGAAGAGCAGAAATCATATCTGTGCTTCCACCAAATGGAACATGAGTTACTTGTATTCCAGCTTCTTTTGCAAAGTGAGCTGCACCAATATGGTTAGAAGCACCTGTACCATTGTTAGAGATAGTTAATTCTTCTGGGTGAGCTTTTGCATAGTCAACAAAATCAGCTAGTGTTTGGAATTGACTATCAGCTTTTACAACTAATACACCTGGATCATAAACATGGTTCATGATAGGTTCAACATCATCAATTTTGTATTTTGTTTGTCTTTCATGAGGTAGACTTACAAAAGTTGGCAGATTAATAAATCCGATAGTGTATCCATCTGGAGCTGCTGTTGCTAGTTCTGTATATCCAATTTCTCCATCTGCACCTGGTTTATTAACAATAACAAATGTTTGAGGGAAGTTCTTTTGAGCTTCTGCCATCAATATACGAGCTCCAACATCTGTCCCTCCCCCTGCTTTGTAAGCTATAATTACATTGACAGGCTTATCTGGATAAGATGCTGGGTTAGCTTCTTCTTTTTTTTCTCCACCACAAGCCACTAATAGTAAAGAAAGTAATAAAGTTAATACTGCTAAAAAATTCTTTTTCATTTTAAAATGACCTCCTTGTTTAATTCTAAATAAAATTGTACTCTATTATATGAATTTTTTCAATTAAATTATTGTAAATTCTTTAATTCTTCCTCTGTTTCTTCCCACTCTTGATATTTTTTTAATATTTTATTATCAAGACTATCCAATTCTTTTTGTAAAGACATAAGTTCATCTATATTATTTTTTTCTCCTGCAAGTAAATATTTTTTATTTACTTCTCCCTTTTGCTCCTCAATCTTTTGTATTTCTTCTTCCAGTCTTATAAGTTTCTTTTCCAAAGAAGCTAGTCTATTTTTAGCCTTTTTTTGTTCTTCATAAGATTTAACAGCTTCTTCATTTTTTACTTTTATATTATCTCTTTCTTGTTTATATGCTTCATAGTCTCCATCAAAAGTTTCTACTCCATCAGTTTTCAGCTCGTAGATTTTATTGACAACAGTATCTAAAAAATTTCTATCATGAGATACAACTAAGATAGTTCCAGGATAATCTTCAAGAGCATCCATTAAAATTTCTCTTGAATATATATCCAAGTGGTTAGTAGGTTCATCTAATATCAAAAAATTAGGCTTTTCAAGCATAAGTTTCATAAAGGCAACCCTTGCTTTTTCTCCACCACTTAAAGAAGAAATCTTTTTGTAAATATCATCTTCTCTAAATAGAAATGCACCACAGATATTTCTTGCTTCTTCCTCTGATAGAGTGAAATAGTACATAAGCTCTTCTATAATATTATTATTTAAACCTAAACCTTGGTGATTTTGGTCATAGTAACCAATAGAAACTCTTTCACCTATTTTAAATTCCCCTGAACTAGCTTTTTCTATTCTATTGATAATTTTTAAAAGAGTAGATTTCCCAGTACCATTTTTTCCAATTAAACCTATTCTTTCTCCACGATAAATTTTTAAATTTAAGTTTTTAAATAATAATTTATCTTCAAAAGTCTTAGATAAATTTTTAATATCTAAAACTAAATCAACACTTTGAGCTTTAATATCAAATTTAAGTTTTATCTTTTTTGTTGTTATAACAGGATTTTCCATTTTTTCCATTCTGTTAAGAATTTTTTCTCTACCTCTGGCTTGTTTAGATTTTACTCCTGCTTTATATCTTCTGATAAATTCTTCCATTTTTTTGATTTTTTCTTGTTCCTTCTCATAGGCTTTAACTTCTCCACTTAAATAAGCCTCTTTTTGAATTAAAAAATCAGTGTAGTTTCCCTTATAGTCTTTTAATCTTTTTCCTTCAATCTCAAAAATTCTGTTCACTACATTGTCTAAAAAATAGACATCATGTGATATTAAAATTATAGCTTTGTTATAGTCTTTTAAAATCTTTTCAAGCCACTCAATAGAAGTTAAATCTAAATGGTTAGTAGGTTCATCAAGTATCAATAAATCTGGCTCTTCCAATAGTATTTTAGCAAGTGCAACTCTTGAATTTTGACCACCTGATAAATTACCTATTTTCATAGTCCATAAATTTTCTGGGATATTTAAACCATTTAAAATTTGCTTGATTTTATATTCTATTGAGTATCCTTCATGTCTTTCATATCTTTCAGAAATTTCTCCAAGTTCTTCCATTAATTTATTAAAATTATCCACATCAACAGTCAGTAAAAAGTTTATCTCTTGCATTCTGTTATAGTCTTCTAAAAGATTATTGAATACTGTCATAAGCTCATTAAAAACAGTATTTTCTTTGTTAAGTTGTGTATTTTGTGCAAGATATCCAACTTTTAAATTACTTTTCTTTGAGATAGTTCCTCTCTCATTTGTAGCAGGATTAATTTCAGAATTTTCTAAACCTAATAATAATTTAATAAGTGTAGTTTTTCCAGCACCATTAACACCTATTATTCCTATTTTATCCTTCTCATCAACTGAAAAATTTATATCCTTGAAAAGAGTTTCACCAGAGAAACCCATATATATATCATTTACTTGTAATATTGCCAAAATTCCACCTCAAACTATTATTTCTTTTTTGTTTTCTTATCAAAATAAGCAACTATAAAAATTGTTGAAATTATACATATAAAACCTAGCAAATCTAGGAAGCCAAAATCTACACCTAAAAATAATATAGCACAGACAGTTGCAGCTACAGGTTCAATACAAGCTATTATACTTGCTTTTGTTGGTCCTATAATATTAACTCCTGTCAAATAAAGTATAAATGCAGTTATTGTTCCAAATAATATTATTAACATAAGTACAAAAAAAGTTGTGAAATCAAAGATAACATTTATGTTCCAAGGCTTTGTCATAAAAGTGATAGCTATACCACCAATTATCATACCCCAAGCAACTACTATTGGAGGTCCATATTTTTCTAAAAGTTTTTCAGGTTGTACAGTATAAAAAACTACTGATAAGGCCGATAACATACCCCAAACAAGTGCTTTAAAAGATATTTGCAAACTTGTAATATTACCATGTGTTGCCAAAAGAAAAACTCCAAAACTTGAAAGTGCTATTGCTACTATCTCATATTTTAAAGGCTTTCTTTTTTCTTTCAAACAAATAAAAATCAAAACTAAGGTTGGACCAAAATATGTAAGTACAGTCGCTATTGCAGCATTTGAATATTGAATAGCAGAAAAATATGTATATTGTGTACCTAACATTCCTATAAGTCCAAATAAGATAATTTGAAGTAAATCCTTTGGATTTTTTAGAATATCAAAAACCTTTGAACCTTTTTTATAATATAAATAACCTAATAATAATAAGCCTGCTAACATCAATCTATATGGTATAAGCCAAGCAGTAGTAACATTTTTATTAAGGAATAAAAAACTTCCCATTACACCATTAATACCCCAAAGTGTACCACCAATAAAAGTAGTCAACATTCCAAAATTATTATCTTTTTTCATAGTTTCTCCCTAATTTAATTTTTCTACTATCAGAGTATAATTTTTCTTTATATCACTATTTGAATATAATTCTATTTTCTTATTTCTTGCCAATATTCCTTCAAATTTTCTTGTTAAATTTCTTCCATTTTCTGAAATATCCTTAATTTTTATATCTGATTTTATATATTCTTCATTTTGGAAATAATCAAATTCTGTATCATAAACCAAAGTAATTTTTACTTTTATATCCTTTTTATATTCAAAGAATGAAGCATCTAAGTCAATTTCTTGATTTTTCTCCATCACTCCATTAAATATTTTAACATTTTCATTTTTAAAATATGATAGAATTTCAATTGAAGTAGCAGGTATTCCATAACCTATTTCCTCCATAGATAAATTTTTATCCGTATTTTTAGCAGAATGAATTATCAATGCCTTTAAAAGTATCGGATTAAAGTCAGAAAAATCTCTAAAATCCTTACAAATATTTTGATATATTATTGTAGCAAGTGATGAAATTCTTGCTGTTGCAAAACTTGTTCCAGATGATGAAGCAATATTACCATTTCTTGAAAATGATTTTACTCCTTTCATTATCATTTCTCTATTATCTCCAAGTAACAATTCTCCACCATAACTAGCTACATCAGGTTTTATTGTTCCTTTTGGACCTAAACCAACTCTACTATAATTTGAAGCATATCCATCATTATTTATAGCACCTATAACTATTGAAAGTAGAGAGTCTGAACCATGGTATAATTTTCCTTTTGGTAATTTTTTCATAAAATTTCCACCATTTCCAGCAGATTTAAAGATAAGAACTCCATAAGTCTTTTGTAAATGATCTAAAACTACCCCAAAATCAGAGAATGTGTCTTCTTCTATTGCTAACTTTACACTTAAAGATAAATTCCAAATTTTTACTTTTTTATAATTTTCTTTTATTGCTGAAATAATATTTTTTAATAAATCATCTTCTTCTATTGTTGTTGAAGATAAAACAGTTGCATCTAAAAGATAAAAACCTTCATTTTTTACTATTTCTCTATTTTCTAATTTATCTCCATATAGAGCTATCCCTGAAACAAATGTTCCGTGTGTTGCACTTGTATCTTTCTTTAAAAATCTTGTATGAACTCTTTTTATCCAAGGGTCTAAATATTTTATATGTGCTATACCATTATCTATAACCCCCAGAGTTATATAGTTTTTATTTTTTTCTGGATAGATAACTGGAACTTCTCCATTTTCATCATCAATTTGTATAGGTAATGAATAGATAGAAACAGGTTCAATATATTTTATATAGTTTGAAGCTTTTTCTTGTAATATCATAATGAATTTACTATTGATGTTAAGTAATTTATACATAAAAAAATCTTTAAAATATTCTGTCTTTTTATATTGAATACTATAATCTTCTAAAATCTTTATAAAGTCTTTTTCTTTTGAAATATCACTTAAACTTACTTTATAATTTGAATTTATATTTTCTTTTGCTAATCTTACTCTCATTTTTACCCTACCATTTCTTCTATTTTAAATAATAATTCTAAACTTTATTATAACATATATTTCTTATTTTTTATTCCTCCTTAGGTTTAGTTTTTAAGAGTATAATATGTATAGTTACTCCTAACCAAATGACAGCTAACATTATTCTTAAATGTAAATGTTGTACTTTATAAAATGAAAAAGCTATACCACAAGTTAAAAATAGTATTGCCTTTATTTTTACAGAAGTAGTCAAACCTTTACCTTCGTAGTAATCTCTTAAAATTTTTCCAAAATATTTATTATTAAGTATCATTTTGTGATATTTTTTAGATGACCTTTCAAAACAAAATAATGCTACAAGTAAAAATGGAACAGTTGGCATTACTGGAAGAAAAGCACCTATTATTCCTAATCCAACTGCTAAAAGTCCAACACAAATATAAATTTTTTTCTTTAAATTTTTCATAAAATCTCCTAGCTAAAAATATTGTATTTATTATATGTTTTATTATTTTAAATTTCAAGAAAATATTTTGTTTAGATTGACAATCATATACTGAAAGAGTAAACTATTAAAAGATATTATATTATTAGGGAGTGAAAAAATGATACAAAAAGATGCACCTAAGGTGAAAGATGATAAAAATATAAAAAATGTTATTGCAGTTATGAGTGGAAAAGGTGGAGTAGGAAAATCTACTGTAACTACTTTACTTGCAAAAGAATTAAGAAAAAAAGGATATACTGTTGGTGTTTTAGATGCCGATATAACAGGACCTAGTATTCCAAGACTTATGGGAGTTAGTGAGCAAAAAATGACAACTGATGGAAAAAACATGTATCCAGTTGTTACAAAAGATGGAATAGAAATAGTTTCAATAAATCTTATGATAGATGAAAATGAACCTGTTGTATGGCGTGGACCTGTGATTGCAGGTGCTGTTATGCAGTTTTGGAATGAAGTTGTTTGGGGGGATTTAGATTATCTTTTAATAGATATGCCACCTGGAACAGGAGATGTACCTTTGACTGTTATGAAAAGTTTTAATATTAAAGGCTTGATTATGGTTTCAGTTCCACAAGATATGGTTTCTATGATAGTTACAAAAGCTATTAAGATGGCGAGAAAGTTGAACATGAATATCATTGGTTTAATTGAAAATATGAGCTATATCACTTGTGATTGCTGTAATAATAAAATCTATTTGACAGATGAAAATGACACACAAATTTTTTTAAAAGAAAATAATGTTGAGCTTTTAGGAGAACTTCCCATGACTAAACAGATTGCAAAATTAACTAAAGGAGAAAATAGCTATCCAGAAGAAACATTTTCTAAAATTGCTGATAGGGTTATAGAAAAGGTTAAAGAATTATAATAATTTTAGAAAAATTTAAAACACCATTAATTGCAGTTAATGGTGTTTTTGTTTCTTTTTACTTATATTAGTATTTTAGTTTATCAGATAAGAGAAAATAAATATCAAAATTTCTATAAAATATTTGTATTTTTATTTGACAAAATATAAGAAAATATTATATAATCATCTTAAAAAAGAAGGTGATAATATAAAAAAGAATAAAGCATTCTCAACTTTTGAAATAATATTATCCATTTTGATTTTTTCATTTTTAATGAATATTGCTTTTGTGAAATATAGGGAATTTAAAGAATTAAGAGATATAAATGAAGCTAAAACAAAAATAACAGAAGCCTTTTATTTGGTGTCAACAACTTCTTTGAAACAGAAAACAAAGCAAGAATTACAATTAGACTTATCTGCAAAAAAGATTATAATATCAAATAAATCACTTAAAACACAAGAAATAAAACTTCCT encodes the following:
- a CDS encoding S8 family peptidase, translated to MRVRLAKENINSNYKVSLSDISKEKDFIKILEDYSIQYKKTEYFKDFFMYKLLNINSKFIMILQEKASNYIKYIEPVSIYSLPIQIDDENGEVPVIYPEKNKNYITLGVIDNGIAHIKYLDPWIKRVHTRFLKKDTSATHGTFVSGIALYGDKLENREIVKNEGFYLLDATVLSSTTIEEDDLLKNIISAIKENYKKVKIWNLSLSVKLAIEEDTFSDFGVVLDHLQKTYGVLIFKSAGNGGNFMKKLPKGKLYHGSDSLLSIVIGAINNDGYASNYSRVGLGPKGTIKPDVASYGGELLLGDNREMIMKGVKSFSRNGNIASSSGTSFATARISSLATIIYQNICKDFRDFSDFNPILLKALIIHSAKNTDKNLSMEEIGYGIPATSIEILSYFKNENVKIFNGVMEKNQEIDLDASFFEYKKDIKVKITLVYDTEFDYFQNEEYIKSDIKIKDISENGRNLTRKFEGILARNKKIELYSNSDIKKNYTLIVEKLN
- a CDS encoding YbaN family protein, which produces MKNLKKKIYICVGLLAVGLGIIGAFLPVMPTVPFLLVALFCFERSSKKYHKMILNNKYFGKILRDYYEGKGLTTSVKIKAILFLTCGIAFSFYKVQHLHLRIMLAVIWLGVTIHIILLKTKPKEE
- a CDS encoding DMT family transporter — translated: MKKDNNFGMLTTFIGGTLWGINGVMGSFLFLNKNVTTAWLIPYRLMLAGLLLLGYLYYKKGSKVFDILKNPKDLLQIILFGLIGMLGTQYTYFSAIQYSNAAIATVLTYFGPTLVLIFICLKEKRKPLKYEIVAIALSSFGVFLLATHGNITSLQISFKALVWGMLSALSVVFYTVQPEKLLEKYGPPIVVAWGMIIGGIAITFMTKPWNINVIFDFTTFFVLMLIILFGTITAFILYLTGVNIIGPTKASIIACIEPVAATVCAILFLGVDFGFLDLLGFICIISTIFIVAYFDKKTKKK
- a CDS encoding Mrp/NBP35 family ATP-binding protein produces the protein MIQKDAPKVKDDKNIKNVIAVMSGKGGVGKSTVTTLLAKELRKKGYTVGVLDADITGPSIPRLMGVSEQKMTTDGKNMYPVVTKDGIEIVSINLMIDENEPVVWRGPVIAGAVMQFWNEVVWGDLDYLLIDMPPGTGDVPLTVMKSFNIKGLIMVSVPQDMVSMIVTKAIKMARKLNMNIIGLIENMSYITCDCCNNKIYLTDENDTQIFLKENNVELLGELPMTKQIAKLTKGENSYPEETFSKIADRVIEKVKEL
- a CDS encoding tripartite tricarboxylate transporter substrate binding protein, encoding MKKNFLAVLTLLLSLLLVACGGEKKEEANPASYPDKPVNVIIAYKAGGGTDVGARILMAEAQKNFPQTFVIVNKPGADGEIGYTELATAAPDGYTIGFINLPTFVSLPHERQTKYKIDDVEPIMNHVYDPGVLVVKADSQFQTLADFVDYAKAHPEELTISNNGTGASNHIGAAHFAKEAGIQVTHVPFGGSTDMISALRGDHVNATVAKISEVASLAKSGELRILASFTDKRLEGFEDIPTLTESGYPVIFGSARAIVAPKGTPKEIIDKLHDVFKAALESPDNIEKSKNANLPLKYMSPEELAQYIKDQEKYIIETVPTLGIH
- the abc-f gene encoding ribosomal protection-like ABC-F family protein — its product is MAILQVNDIYMGFSGETLFKDINFSVDEKDKIGIIGVNGAGKTTLIKLLLGLENSEINPATNERGTISKKSNLKVGYLAQNTQLNKENTVFNELMTVFNNLLEDYNRMQEINFLLTVDVDNFNKLMEELGEISERYERHEGYSIEYKIKQILNGLNIPENLWTMKIGNLSGGQNSRVALAKILLEEPDLLILDEPTNHLDLTSIEWLEKILKDYNKAIILISHDVYFLDNVVNRIFEIEGKRLKDYKGNYTDFLIQKEAYLSGEVKAYEKEQEKIKKMEEFIRRYKAGVKSKQARGREKILNRMEKMENPVITTKKIKLKFDIKAQSVDLVLDIKNLSKTFEDKLLFKNLNLKIYRGERIGLIGKNGTGKSTLLKIINRIEKASSGEFKIGERVSIGYYDQNHQGLGLNNNIIEELMYYFTLSEEEARNICGAFLFREDDIYKKISSLSGGEKARVAFMKLMLEKPNFLILDEPTNHLDIYSREILMDALEDYPGTILVVSHDRNFLDTVVNKIYELKTDGVETFDGDYEAYKQERDNIKVKNEEAVKSYEEQKKAKNRLASLEKKLIRLEEEIQKIEEQKGEVNKKYLLAGEKNNIDELMSLQKELDSLDNKILKKYQEWEETEEELKNLQ